The genomic segment TGGGATGAAACCGCCTGTTATCGGTTTACGCTTGCCGAGATTGAAGACGGTATTGAGGCACCCACCGAGCAACTTCACGCAATGTGCCTCGATCTGGTGGGTGAGGTGGTCTCAAGCGAGCGCTTGATGGATCAATTGGCGATACCCGGGAAGGCCTGGGATCTGATCGCCGAAAGCTGGAAGTTTTCTGAGCCGTCACTTTATGGGCGAATGGACTTCTCGTTCGATGGTGTCGGGCCTGCGAAGTTCTACGAATACAACGCGGACACCCCTACCTCTCTCTATGAAACGGGTTTCTTCCAATGGTTGTGGCTTGAACAACAGATTGAGCGAGGGCAGCTGCCGGCAGGCGCCGATCAGTTCAATCGATTGCAGGAGGCTCTGATCGAGCGGTTGGCAATGATTGGTCGTGCAGGGCAGTCGTTTCACCTGGCCTGCTGCCGGGACCATCCCGAAGATGCCGGTACCATTGAGTATCTCGCCGACTGCGCGGATCAGGCCGGGCTTAATCCCAAGACCTTATTTATTGATGAGATTGGCCTTGGAGAGCGTCAGCGATTTTTTGGCCTTGATGATGAGCCTGTTGATCAATTGTTCAAGCTATACCCTTGGGAATGGATGTGGCAGGAATCTTTTTCCGATTATGTGGGTGCCAGTGGCACCCAGTTTGTCGAACCGCCATGGAAGCTGATCCTGTCGAACAAAGGTATCCTGCCTTTGTTGTGGGAGCGCCATGAGGGCCATCCAAATCTTTTGCCAGCCTGGTTTGAAAGCGATAAGCGACGTGATCCGAACCTCGAACGCTGGGTTCGCAAGCCGTTGTTCTCCAGAGAAGGTGCAAACATTGCGATTGAAACCGGCGCCGGAGTGGAGGCTCAGGTTGAGGGGCCATATGGCGATGGGCCAACCATCATTCAGGGTTGGTGTCCGCCTCCCCGTTTCTCCGGGCACTATTGCCTAATCGGGAGCTGGATTGTGGGTAACGAGGCTGTCGGGATGGGTATCCGTGAAGACAATACGGCGATCACGCGCGACACGTCGCGGTTCGTCCCGCATTTCATAGACGGCTGACGAGCGCCGCTATCCCGCCAGGTAGTTGCTCGCAAACGCCTGCAACTCCCCCGCCACCCGCTGCCGAATCGCGGCGCGGTCGTTGGGATCAAGCCCGTACTTCTTTGCCAGTACCTCAAAATCCTCATCCCGCAGGGTGATGGTCAGCCGGGGCCTGGTGCGATTCTTACGGTAGGGCAGTTGCAGGACTTTGCGGACCATATCAGCGGTAGTCATGTCCTGCAGGGCCGCAGACACCCGGAAGGCGCGCTGGATGTCGTTGGAGAGATCAAAGGCCAGTTGCACCGCCTGAACCGCTTGTTCTTCTTTTGACCAGTCCGGTTTCTTTGCCATTGGCTTAGCCTGGATAGGCGCCCCCGTGTTGGGGGCGCAAAGTGTTACTGAGCCTGGTTGCCTTTCAGGCGGGCAAGGACATCGTTTACCGCGTCTTGCTCGCTGTCAATGCCGGCGGCTTTGAGCTTCTCATCGAGGTCTGCCCCGGTGAGCTCCTTCTCAAGCGTAGCGCTGGCGGTTTGCCGGTCTTCTTCCCGGGCCTGGCGGTCGCGGATGCGCTCCAATGTTTCCTTGGCGGTGCTCAGGGAAGACTGGTTGCTGTTGATATTGGTATCGATCTGGGCGGTGGTGCGCAGCACCCGCTCGTTGGTTTTCACCACCTGCAGTTCCCGGCGGTAGTCGGCCAGCTGCTTTTCTGCCCGTTGTACGCGCTCTTTCAGGCCGCTGATGCGCTGTTGCAGCAATTCGCGGGTCTGGGTCAGTTCCCCGGCGCGGCGTTCGTGGCCCACGATCCGTTCTGCCACTTCCCGGGCCAGCTCTTCCTGGCCGGCGGCCAGGGCTTTGCTGGCGTCCTGTTCGCGTTTGCTGGCGCTGTCCTGCTCAACGCGGATCTGCCGGGCCAGCGATGCGGATTCGGCCATCAGGGCAGCCAGTTCCTGCTTGGCCTGTTTCAGTTCCTGTTCGGCGTCTCGCAGTTCCTGTTCCAGAATGCGGTTGCCCTGGCCATCCACAACGGCTTCACCCAGTTCGTTAACGCCACCGCGCATGGCGGTCAGGATTTTCTTCAGTACGGTTCTCATGGTTCAGCCCTCACTCAAGCCAGGTAGTCTTCAAAAGTCTGTAACAGGTCGATGGCATTCTCGGCGAGCGTGACCAGTTCCTGCATGATTTCGGTCGTACCGGAGGTGGGGCTCAAGGCGCCATATACCACGTAATGATCGCCGGTTCTTCCCAGTGCGCTGAGGGGCATGGGTACGCTTAGGCGGAGCATGTTTTCATGCAGCTCGTTCAGGCGTTCCGGGTTAAGCTCCTGTTCGTCAAAAAGGTACGCAAGGCACAGAATCTGGGTGTCGGTTACGGTAACGTACACCGGCGTTTCTTCAGCGCCGGAAACGACCACTTGCAATACCGGCTCGTCACCGGCTACGGGCATCACATCAAAGGTACGGCCTGCATGGGTAGCATCACCCAAGGCCAGGGTGAGGGATTGAGTGTCCACGAATAGCTCCTTCCTGTGGCATTGAATCGGTTCGGCCGATCCGGACGAACCTTGTCCTGTCGCTTGACATTTTATGTCAATAAGCCGAGTCTATACTCCGCAATTAAATATTTGCAAGAAATAGTTTATTTGCGTTATAAAAGCGCCTAATTGCTGACATGAACTGTCAGCGCATGGATTTACCGGAACGGATGTCTGGTCGCGTATGGAAACATTCTTCGCAGTTGCGTTCTCCTTCCCGACGGTGGTTTTCTCCGTACTGCTTTGCGTGGCCATTATTTACTGGCTGATTTCCCTTTCCGGTATGGGCGATGTAGATGCCGAGGGTGATCTTGATGTGGCCGGTGATTTCAGTGGCCTGATGGTGACTCTCGGCTTGCAAGGCGTGCCCCTGCCGCTGGTGCTCACCCTGTTGTTCCTGGCTGGCTGGTTGACCAGTTATTTCATTGATCTTGCCTTGGGCGCCCTGGTGCCGTCGGGCATTCTGCACTGGTTGTACGCGCTGGCGGTGCTGTTCACAGCCCTGGTTGCCGGCCTGTTGGTCACGTCCATTGTCGTTCGTCCCCTTCGGCCCCTGTTTCGCCGTGCCTATCTGCCGCCTCTGCAAAAACGCATTATAGGAACACCCTGCGTGGTGATTTCCTCCTCGGTTTCTGAAACATCCGGGCGGGCAGAAGCCCATCTGGACGGTGCCCACCTGGTGTTGCAGGTGCGCAGCCATTCCCCGTTGTCCCATCGGGAGCGGGCCATCCTCATTGAACATATTCCGGATGCCAACGCCTGGTGGGTGGTGCCCGAATCTGAATTTCTGTCCGGCGGCTCCGCCGGTTAACCCTGCACAAGCGTCCTTCCAATCAGCTCAGGAGAAAGCGTAAATGGACTTATCTTGGATCATCCCGGTCTTTATGACTGTCGGCGTTCTGGTCTTGTTGATACTGGGCATTCTGGCCCTGTTCAAGGCTTTCTATCGCAAGGTCGATCAGGGCCAGGCCCTGATCGTGAACGATCTGTCGCCCACCCCGAAGGTGTACTTCACCGGCGCCATGGTGCTGCCGGTTATTCACCGTTCCGAGACCATGAAAATCTCGGTCATTACCCTTGAGCTGAACCGAACCGGCAAGGAAGGGTTGATCTGTAAGGACAACCTGCGGGCGGATATCACCGTAGCTTTCTACCTGCGGGTCAACGAAACCGCAGAAGATGTCTTGCGGGTTGCCAAATCGGTTGGGGTTGGCCGTGCCTCTGACCGCGATGCGGTCAACGAACTGTTCAATGCCAAGTTCAGTGAAGCGCTGAAAACCGTTGGTAAGAAGCTGGAGTTCATGCAGCTGTTCGAAGAGCGGCAGCGGTTCCGGGATTCCATTGTTGAGACCATCGGCGAAGATCTGAATGGCTACATCCTCGAAGACGTGGCCATCGATTACCTGGAGCAAACACCGAAAACCTCTCTGGATCCAAACAACATTCTGGATTCCGAAGGCATCAAGCGCATCACCGAAATCACTGCGCTGCACAACGTAGAAACCAACCGCCTGGAACGTGATCAGGAGCTGGAAATCCAGCGCAAGAACGTCTCCGCCCGCGAAGCATCGTTGGAATTGGAGCGTAGTCAGGCCGACGCAGAAGCCCGTCAGCGCCGTGAAATTGAAACCCTGCAGGCCCGCGAAACCTCGGAAACCGAGCAGGTACGTGAGCAAGAGCGTGCCCGCGCTGAAGCTGCCCGCATCAAGACCGATGAAGAGCTGGCGATTGCCGAAGAGAACAAGCAGCGTCAGATCGAGATGGCCATGAAGGCCCGTGAGCGTGCGGTGCAGATTGAGGAAGTGCGCATTCGCCAGGCCCGTGAGCTGGAAGATGTAAACCGTGAGCGCGCCGTAGAGATCGAGCGCATCGGCATGGAGAAGGCGCTGGAAGGCGAGCGTAAGGAAATTGCCGACATCACCAGTCAGCGTATTGCGGTTGAGCGCAACGTGGCGGAAGAAGAAGAGAACATCAAGGATGTGCGGAACCGTTCTGAAGCCGAGCGTTTGAAGGTGAAGAAAGTGGTTGCGGCCGAAGCCGATGCCGAAGAGCTGAAGCTGATGGATGTGAAAGCCGCTGAAGCCGCGTTCGAACGCTCCAAGCTGGAAGCGGAACAGGTGCGCGTGAAAGCCCAGGCAGACCTGGATGCGGCCGAGAAGAAGTCGGTGGCTGATGAGAAGCTGGCTCGTGGTCGTCAGGCCATGGCAGCGGCCGATGGCCTGGCCGATGCCCAGGTCAAGGAAGCTCAGGCAACTGCGATCCGTGCGGATGGTCTGGCCCGTGCCGAAGTTAAATCGGCCACGGCGAAGGCTGACGAAGAAGCTGGCCTGGCCGAAGTACGTGTGCTGGAGCAACGCCTTGAAACCGAAGCCATGGGCGAAGAGAAGCTGGGTCTGGCCAAAGCGGATGCCCGCAAAGCCATGGTGCTGGCGGATGCCGAAGGCGAGCAGCGTATGGGGCTGGCCAAGGCCGATGCCCGCGAAGCCATGGCCAAGGCCGAAGCGTCTGGCCTGGTCGAGAAGCTGAAGGCCTACGATGGTATGTCTGAAGAAGCCCGCCACTTCGAAGAATTCCGCATGAACCTGGAAGTTCATGAGAAGGAAGTGATGGCGCAGATCGAAGCCCAGAAGACCGGCCTGTTGGAAAATGGTCGCGTGATGGCGGCGGCCCTGAAAGACGCCAAGTTTGAAATGATTGGCGGCGACGGCGGCATCTTCGAGAAGTTTGCCCAAGGGCTGGGTTACGGCAAGAGTGTGCAGGGCGTTCTGGACAAGTCGCCCTCGCTGCAGGCAGCCCTGGCCGGCATCGCCGGACGGGTTTCCGGTGAGAAGTCCAGCCGGACTTCGGAAACCGCCTGAAGCCCCAGCGACCGCCGGTCCAAACACCGGCGGTCGCTGTTCCCATTCCGATTTCCCTTCAGTTCAGGATGATTTGGTATGTCGACGGATCGCACCGGCCTTGAAAGCATTGTTCAGGAAGGCTCTGCCTTCGAAACCATCCAGCGGCGGCTGAAAGAGCAGGGCGGGCAGCTCCGGGAGCAGGTGTCCGGGTTGAATCAGGCCCGGGAAGAGGTTTTCGGCAGTGCCGGCATGAACGTACTTGGCCGGGCCCGGGTCAGAACCGAAAACAATGCCATTGCACGGGATGTGGTTCGTCTTGGGGACAAACTGCTGTTCGGCTTCAATCTCCAGCTTGGCTTGCGCAAGTCCCTGGCGGTTGAGGATGTGTTCCGGCTGTACCACCTGAATGACGGCGACAGCGGTTTCGAAATGACCGAAGCCGCCATCGAAGGCTCCTTCCTGACCGATGCCCGCTTCGCCACAGACTTCCGGGAACTGCAGCAGTACTACAACACCGCCACCCTGTCTCAGCTGGTCATCCTCAAGGGCATGTTGCTGATGGCGTTCCGTATTGGTGACAAGCTGGACGACCTGAGGGTGTTCCGCTGGGAACTGAAGCCGGATGGCAACGTAAACCGATACGTGGACAACCGGGGCGAGCGCGACCTGACCTTCCCGGACCGTTTCAGCTTCCCCTGGAAAACCGTTGGCCGTGACAGCCAGGTACAGGGCCGTTCGCCGCATCTGAACATTGCCGACACCCTGTTTGTCGACAACCTGCGGGGCAACATCACCTTCAAGGTGGAGAACAACACCGCCACCGGCGAGGGCATCTATCAGGACGCCGTGGAGTCTGACTCCCAGTCCCTGGACGACGCCAGCTTCGACTACGCCGACCTTGGCGAGATTCTGCTGGTGCGGATTCTGCCGTTCAATGAAAAGCACTGGCGCTACTACCTGTTCAATCGCACCCAGCGCAAGGTTGAACGGGTGGATGCCATGGCCGGTTCGGTGGCGTCGTTGCCGGACAATCACGGCCTCATTTTCCCCTCCGGCTATTACCTCACCACCGGTGAACTGAAAACCTTCCAGATTCCGGATGGCGATTTCCGGCTCAAGCGCACGCTGCGCTCACCGAACGGTGAGGACATGTTGTATGTGTTCTACGAGCAACTGACCGGGCAGGTGATACTGTTCCGCTACAACCTGATTCGGAAACAGGCGGATGTGCCCCTGATTGGCCATGGCTTCGCACTGTTCGAAAACGGCCATCTGGTGGTCCTCAATGCCGATAACGAACCGACCCTGGTGCACCCGCTGCAGGTATGGGAAACCCCGTTTACCTCCGAGAGCTTCCATGCCCAGGCCAGCGTGGCAAACGATTCGGAACTGGCTCGGATTGGCAATCCGGAACTGGTCCGCGGCATTGCCGAATTGAACACGGTGGTAACGCTGGTGGATTCCTCCAGTGCCAGTGAACGCCACTTCACCAGCCTGATTCGCACCGTTGACCGTGTGCTCGACCAGTTCTTCTGGCTGTCTGGCAGGCAGGAAGAGGCTCTGTTCGCCGGCCTTCATCAGCATCTGAGCACCATCCGCGGCACTGGTACTGGATGAGTATGAGAAAGTCCAGAGTATCCGGGCCCAGACGGAAACCGCCATTAATGACGTGGCTGAGGCCCAGGGCACCCTGATGCGAGATCTGAAGCCGGACAGCTGGAAAGCGCCGGATCAGTTCGTCAGTTACCTGGCCCGCCTGCGCGAACATCGGGGGCGGGTGCGCACCTTGAATGATCGGCGGTATGCCGATAAGGCCCGTATCGAAACGCTGGAAAGCGATCTGGCCGACGCTGAGGAGCGGCTGACGGAGCGAACCTTCCGTTTTCTGGCCTCACCGGAGGCGCTGGATGGTTACCGCAAGACCCTGACCGAATTACAAACTGACCTGGCCGAGGCCGACACCCGGGATGCCCTGCGCAAGATTGTAGACCGCTACCGGGAGCTGACTTCCGGGCTGGATATGATTCAGGGCATGCTGGCGTCCATGGCCGGTGACGATGCCGCGCTGGAAACCGCCATCACCGATAACATCTCGGGCATCTACGCCACCATCAATCAGCAGCGCTCGGAAGCGGAACTGCGCCTGAAAGAGCAGGGCAGTGCCGAGGCCCGGGCCCAGTTTGCCGCCCGGCTGCGGTTGTTTGAGCAGAGCCTGGCCAACGGCGTGAGTTCCCTGACCGATGTGCGGGAATGCGATGGCCTGATGACCCGTATGCTCGACCAGTTGCAGGAACTGGAAAGCCAGTTTGGCGAATACGATGAGTTTCTTGCCGCCATTCTGGAGCAGCGTGAGAACGCCCACGAAAGCATTGAGGCCCGGCGCCAGCAACTGCAGGATCAGCAGCAGCGCCGGGTAACGACACTCACCGATGCCGCCGAACGCATACTCCGGAACGTCACCCGCCGGACCGAAAGGTTCGCCAGCCCGGAAGAACTGCACGCCTTCTTCGCCTCCGATGCCATGGTGGCGCGCCTGCGCAGCATGGCCAAAGAGCTGCGGGAGCTGGGCGCGGCCATGGAAGCGGATGACTGCCTGGGGCAGCTCAAGGCCGCCCAGGACACCGCGCTCAGAAGTGTTCGCGACAAAGCCGATATCTTTGAAGACGGCGGCGCGGTCATCCGTTTGGGCAAGCACCGGTTCAGTGTCAACCAGCAGGAGCTGGACCTGACGCTGATCCCGCGAGACGACCACGTGCTGCTGCACCTGACCGGCACCCAGTATTATGAGCGCCTGGACGAGCCAGAGCTGGACCGCCTGCGCGGCTACTGGAACATGAGCCAGCCGTCGGAGTCAGACAGGGTCTACCGGGCCGAGTACCTTGCGGCACTGGTGATCGAGGAATTCCGGCAGGCATCTGATCTGCCCGTCAACGTGGCCGACCTGGATGAGCTGACCGACTACATCCGCAAATTCGCCTCCCCCCGCTACCGTGAGGGCTATGAAAAAGGCATTCATGACCACGATGCGGCCTTGATTGTCAGTACCCTCTGGCCGGCTATCCAGAGCGCCGGATTGCTTCGATTCAGCCCCAAGGCCCGTGCCCTAGCCATGCTTTACTGGGCCGAGGTGGCCCGGCAGGATCTGGCGGCACAACAGTTGCGTTCTCGCTGTCTGTCTGCCGGTATTCTCAGCCGGATGATGCAGTCGAACGAATTGTTGTACTCCCTGGAGCAGGAACTTGCTCCGCAGATGTCGGAGTTTGTCGCCCATCATCAGCTGGCGATAGCGGAAAAAGGCAGTGCCGAGCGTACCCTGATTGAGTCGGCGGCCCAGTATTTAGTGCAGCAGCTGGCGGAGGAAACCGAGCAGTTTGATATCACCCGTTATGCGGGTGAGCTGGCGGCCGGTTTCACCGAATCTCTGAAACGGGATAACCAGTTTGCGCAGTACCAGCAAGCACTGGATGTGGTGAGCGGCCAGCCGGCGGCTCGCTGGACCATTGCCCAGCATTGGCTCAAGGCCTGGATGGGCAAGACCGACCAGCAACACCTGATGCATTACTTGCCGGAAGTGGTGGCCGTCCTCAATGTGGGCGATGCCATCAAGACTGGCGTTCGCAGCGTTGAGTTGGCCTTTCATGTGGAAGGCCTGCTGGGCCAGCACAGTCGCATCAACGAGCGCACCCTGAGCCTGCAGCTGGACGAATTCGATGAGCGCCTTCGCTACCACCGCCAGGAAATCATTCCCGGCTGGCAGCAATTGCAGGAAGTTCGCCACAAAGTCCTGGAGCGCTGGCGCGACCAGCTACGCCTTGAGGAGTTCCGGCCCCGGCCGCTGTCGTCTTTTGTGCGCAATAAATTGATCAGCGAGAGCTACCTGCCGATCATCGGCGACAACCTGGCCAAGCAGATGGGTACCGCCGGTGAAGACCGGCGCACAGACCAGTCCGGCCTGTTGATGATGATTTCGCCACCCGGCTACGGCAAGACCACCCTGATGGAATACGTGGCAAACCGCCTGGGCCTGATCTTCATGAAGATCAACTGCCCGAGCCTGGGCCACGATGTCACCTCCCTGGACCCGGAAAAAGCGCCGCACTCCACCGCCGAGGCAGAGCTGATCAAACTCAACCTGGCCCTGGAAATGGGTAACAACGTGATGCTGTATCTGGATGATATCCAGCACACCCATCCGGAGTTCCTGCAGAAATTCATCTCCCTGTGTGACGGCACCCGGCGCATTGAGGGGGTCTGGCGCGGCCGCACTCGCACCTACGACATGCGCGGTAAACGCTTCTGTGTGGTCATGGCCGGTAACCCCTACACAGAGAGCGGTGAAGTGTTCAAAGTGCCCGACATGCTCGCTAACCGGGCCGATATCTACAACCTGGGTGACGTGCTCTCAGGCATGGAACACGCCTTTGCGCTGTCCTACATCGAGAACAGCCTGAGCTCCAACCCGGTACTGGCGCCCCTGGCCACCCGGGGCATGGCGGATTTCTACCGCTTTGCCGACCTGGCCGAGGGCAAAGCCGTGGCCGATTCCGAATTCGAGCACGATTACAGTGCTGCTGAGCGGGACGAAATCGTCTCCCTGCTGAAGAAAATGATCCGCGTGCGGGAAACCGTACTGCGAGTCAACCAGGCTTACATTGCCTCCAGTGCCCAGGCCGAGGCCTATCGCACCGAGCCGACGTTCAAGCTGCAGGGCAGTTACCGGAACATGAACAAGCTGGCAGAAAAGCTTTCACCGATCATGAGCGAGGATGAACTGGACGCCTTGATTGATGACCACTACCAGGGTGAATCCCAGTTGCTGACCCAGGGCGCGGAAGAAAATCTGCTGAAACTCAAACAGATGCGCGGCACCCTGAGCGAGGCAGAAGCCGCCCGCTGGCAGTCCATCTGCGAAGAATACCGCCGCCGCCAACAGGCTGGCGGTGACGAAGAAACCGGCGTCAAAGTGGTGCGCCAGCTGGGCCTGATTTCCGAGCACATGCAGCAACTGGGTCAGCAATTGGTGGCCGGGCTGGACAGCCGAAAGGGGACCGAACCGGATCTCGACAAGGCCCTGAGCCAGTTGTCCCGCTCGCTGGAAACGGGCCTCACCGAAGGCCTGCAATCGGTGCAGCTCAACCCGGCAGTCACCGTCAACCTGGACAGCCCGCCCCAGGTAGGCGATGCCCTGATGGCTTTTGCGAGGATCTTCGAGGAATCCATTGTGCCACTGGTGAAAACCATGGATGGCAAGCTGGACCTGGACCTGAAAACCCAGCAGGAAATGAGCCGGGTGTTGAGGGTTATACGGGATCTTCAGGACAGATTGCTGACGCAGGATCGAGCTCAAAGCTAAGCCGTTAATAATGCAAGCAAGGATGTAGTCCATCATGATCAAGGAAGATTTGGCAGTGCCCACAGCGGCACAGTTTTTAGAAACACTCAACAGCGGTGATCACCTGAAGCTCATTCGGGAATGGCGCGATGTTGTGTTTCACACCGTATTCGTCAAGAAACCCTCTGGGCTTGAATTGCCAATGCTCTATCCGGTTGACGAGCATCAGAGCTTTCTGGCGAGCCCGGATGCCAATGAGGTTCAAGAGGCATTGGAAGGCTTTGCGCTTCCGGACGATGCCGACGTTTTCGTTAAAGCGGAACCGTTACGAGAGCTGGCCAGAAACGCCCATATGTTGGGAGCCTGGCTGAACTGGCTGGGTGCCGAGATCATCATGAACAGTTCACTCATGGAACTGTTGGGGATGAAAGCTCTGGTGACAGTGGAAGGTGGGCAAGAGAAATTGTATCAGGCAAAAGTTTATGCCTCCCCTGCACTGAATAAGACGGGCCCCTCGGCCAACGCAAGCGCCCAAATCTGGAACATCAACCAGGTCGTTGGCGGGTCCGACATTCAGCGCTCCCAAGAAGTCATGATTTATGATGACAGCAAATCTTTTGCGATTGCAGAGAATGAAGGCTCGATTCTCTCTTCACGCAAATTAAGCCAGTTGACGGCGGATGAAGCAGCGCTCTTCGACAAATGGGCGGCGCCGGTATATGACTTTGAGGCGTTAACCCAGGGTGAAGAGAAGGGGAGCGGCTCTCTTACTCAGGACACTTACGTTCCCCACCCCTCATTGCTTGACGATGCGTTACTGAATTCATTCCGTGAACTTGAGCGGG from the Marinobacter sp. LQ44 genome contains:
- a CDS encoding glutathionylspermidine synthase family protein; its protein translation is MERIQMAPRPDWCSQAESYGFHFHTLEGEPYWDETACYRFTLAEIEDGIEAPTEQLHAMCLDLVGEVVSSERLMDQLAIPGKAWDLIAESWKFSEPSLYGRMDFSFDGVGPAKFYEYNADTPTSLYETGFFQWLWLEQQIERGQLPAGADQFNRLQEALIERLAMIGRAGQSFHLACCRDHPEDAGTIEYLADCADQAGLNPKTLFIDEIGLGERQRFFGLDDEPVDQLFKLYPWEWMWQESFSDYVGASGTQFVEPPWKLILSNKGILPLLWERHEGHPNLLPAWFESDKRRDPNLERWVRKPLFSREGANIAIETGAGVEAQVEGPYGDGPTIIQGWCPPPRFSGHYCLIGSWIVGNEAVGMGIREDNTAITRDTSRFVPHFIDG
- a CDS encoding PspA/IM30 family protein, with amino-acid sequence MRTVLKKILTAMRGGVNELGEAVVDGQGNRILEQELRDAEQELKQAKQELAALMAESASLARQIRVEQDSASKREQDASKALAAGQEELAREVAERIVGHERRAGELTQTRELLQQRISGLKERVQRAEKQLADYRRELQVVKTNERVLRTTAQIDTNINSNQSSLSTAKETLERIRDRQAREEDRQTASATLEKELTGADLDEKLKAAGIDSEQDAVNDVLARLKGNQAQ
- a CDS encoding YjfI family protein — its product is MDTQSLTLALGDATHAGRTFDVMPVAGDEPVLQVVVSGAEETPVYVTVTDTQILCLAYLFDEQELNPERLNELHENMLRLSVPMPLSALGRTGDHYVVYGALSPTSGTTEIMQELVTLAENAIDLLQTFEDYLA
- a CDS encoding DNA repair ATPase, whose amino-acid sequence is MSTDRTGLESIVQEGSAFETIQRRLKEQGGQLREQVSGLNQAREEVFGSAGMNVLGRARVRTENNAIARDVVRLGDKLLFGFNLQLGLRKSLAVEDVFRLYHLNDGDSGFEMTEAAIEGSFLTDARFATDFRELQQYYNTATLSQLVILKGMLLMAFRIGDKLDDLRVFRWELKPDGNVNRYVDNRGERDLTFPDRFSFPWKTVGRDSQVQGRSPHLNIADTLFVDNLRGNITFKVENNTATGEGIYQDAVESDSQSLDDASFDYADLGEILLVRILPFNEKHWRYYLFNRTQRKVERVDAMAGSVASLPDNHGLIFPSGYYLTTGELKTFQIPDGDFRLKRTLRSPNGEDMLYVFYEQLTGQVILFRYNLIRKQADVPLIGHGFALFENGHLVVLNADNEPTLVHPLQVWETPFTSESFHAQASVANDSELARIGNPELVRGIAELNTVVTLVDSSSASERHFTSLIRTVDRVLDQFFWLSGRQEEALFAGLHQHLSTIRGTGTG
- a CDS encoding ATP-binding protein codes for the protein MRDLKPDSWKAPDQFVSYLARLREHRGRVRTLNDRRYADKARIETLESDLADAEERLTERTFRFLASPEALDGYRKTLTELQTDLAEADTRDALRKIVDRYRELTSGLDMIQGMLASMAGDDAALETAITDNISGIYATINQQRSEAELRLKEQGSAEARAQFAARLRLFEQSLANGVSSLTDVRECDGLMTRMLDQLQELESQFGEYDEFLAAILEQRENAHESIEARRQQLQDQQQRRVTTLTDAAERILRNVTRRTERFASPEELHAFFASDAMVARLRSMAKELRELGAAMEADDCLGQLKAAQDTALRSVRDKADIFEDGGAVIRLGKHRFSVNQQELDLTLIPRDDHVLLHLTGTQYYERLDEPELDRLRGYWNMSQPSESDRVYRAEYLAALVIEEFRQASDLPVNVADLDELTDYIRKFASPRYREGYEKGIHDHDAALIVSTLWPAIQSAGLLRFSPKARALAMLYWAEVARQDLAAQQLRSRCLSAGILSRMMQSNELLYSLEQELAPQMSEFVAHHQLAIAEKGSAERTLIESAAQYLVQQLAEETEQFDITRYAGELAAGFTESLKRDNQFAQYQQALDVVSGQPAARWTIAQHWLKAWMGKTDQQHLMHYLPEVVAVLNVGDAIKTGVRSVELAFHVEGLLGQHSRINERTLSLQLDEFDERLRYHRQEIIPGWQQLQEVRHKVLERWRDQLRLEEFRPRPLSSFVRNKLISESYLPIIGDNLAKQMGTAGEDRRTDQSGLLMMISPPGYGKTTLMEYVANRLGLIFMKINCPSLGHDVTSLDPEKAPHSTAEAELIKLNLALEMGNNVMLYLDDIQHTHPEFLQKFISLCDGTRRIEGVWRGRTRTYDMRGKRFCVVMAGNPYTESGEVFKVPDMLANRADIYNLGDVLSGMEHAFALSYIENSLSSNPVLAPLATRGMADFYRFADLAEGKAVADSEFEHDYSAAERDEIVSLLKKMIRVRETVLRVNQAYIASSAQAEAYRTEPTFKLQGSYRNMNKLAEKLSPIMSEDELDALIDDHYQGESQLLTQGAEENLLKLKQMRGTLSEAEAARWQSICEEYRRRQQAGGDEETGVKVVRQLGLISEHMQQLGQQLVAGLDSRKGTEPDLDKALSQLSRSLETGLTEGLQSVQLNPAVTVNLDSPPQVGDALMAFARIFEESIVPLVKTMDGKLDLDLKTQQEMSRVLRVIRDLQDRLLTQDRAQS